A genomic segment from Candidatus Omnitrophota bacterium encodes:
- the hisD gene encoding histidinol dehydrogenase, whose protein sequence is MRLVRVGSKQFQKLCERGSGRNKRVTESVRNIVENVKMYGDDAVIKYTRKFDRVKLTPRDLRVSECETSGAYQDIKPDFVSDLKVVIDNVTKFYKKHLKKSWNIKDTNGVLLGEKVMAIEKVGVYVPSGTVPLVSSVYMTVIPAKMAGVKKIVLVTPPNKYKSVDPHILVVANLLKVDEIYKIGGAQGIAALAFGTKTVPKVDKIVGPGNAYVTEAKRQVFGYCDIDMLAGPSEVVIIANQLSNIDYIKADMEAQSEHFMGLSILITNSKKIVKALKKETFKGYIVLVKNMKEAAEVSNMLAPEHLQILTNNPKKILKDIKHAGAIFLGPYTPVAIGDYVAGPSHVLPTGGSARFFSGLGAQDFYKCSHVLSYTKSALEEVRGPLEKIAQIEGLKKHLDSVKVRFK, encoded by the coding sequence ATGAGACTCGTGAGGGTTGGCAGTAAGCAATTTCAGAAGCTTTGTGAGCGCGGTTCAGGACGCAATAAACGCGTTACCGAAAGCGTGAGGAATATTGTCGAGAACGTAAAGATGTACGGCGATGACGCTGTTATAAAATATACAAGAAAATTCGACAGGGTAAAGCTTACTCCCAGAGACCTAAGAGTCTCTGAATGCGAGACATCGGGCGCTTATCAGGATATAAAGCCGGACTTTGTTTCGGACCTGAAAGTCGTTATAGATAATGTGACAAAATTTTACAAAAAGCACCTTAAGAAATCATGGAACATAAAGGATACCAATGGCGTTCTATTGGGCGAGAAGGTAATGGCCATAGAAAAGGTAGGCGTGTATGTTCCAAGCGGCACAGTCCCTCTGGTATCAAGTGTTTATATGACCGTCATACCGGCAAAGATGGCCGGGGTAAAGAAGATAGTGCTCGTAACGCCGCCTAATAAATATAAGTCGGTAGACCCTCACATATTGGTTGTAGCCAACCTTCTTAAGGTTGACGAGATATACAAGATAGGCGGAGCTCAAGGCATTGCCGCGCTGGCTTTTGGAACTAAGACAGTGCCGAAGGTCGACAAGATAGTCGGCCCGGGTAATGCCTACGTGACCGAGGCTAAGCGGCAGGTCTTTGGATATTGCGATATAGATATGCTGGCAGGCCCCTCCGAGGTCGTGATAATAGCGAATCAGTTGTCCAATATCGATTATATAAAGGCTGATATGGAGGCGCAATCCGAGCACTTCATGGGGCTTTCCATACTTATTACGAATTCTAAGAAGATAGTAAAAGCTCTGAAGAAAGAAACTTTCAAAGGCTACATAGTTTTGGTAAAGAATATGAAAGAGGCGGCCGAAGTATCAAATATGCTGGCGCCAGAACACTTACAGATCCTTACCAACAACCCTAAAAAGATATTAAAGGATATAAAACACGCAGGCGCGATATTTTTAGGGCCGTATACACCGGTTGCGATAGGCGATTATGTCGCGGGTCCGAGCCATGTGCTTCCCACAGGCGGGAGCGCGCGTTTCTTCTCTGGATTAGGAGCGCAGGATTTTTATAAGTGCTCGCATGTTTTGTCATACACCAAGAGCGCTCTTGAAGAAGTGAGAGGGCCGCTTGAAAAGATAGCGCAGAT